One window of Synergistaceae bacterium genomic DNA carries:
- a CDS encoding Glu/Leu/Phe/Val dehydrogenase, translating to MQNRRESSNVLLNTALQEFYGAADEMGLSERLITVLSHSERMMKVSIPVEMDDGSVNVYDGYRVQHSTALGPSKGGIRYDLGVDMDECEALAMLMTWKCSLAGIPYGGGKGGICCDPLTMSRREKEQLTRTYAARIEPILGRWSDVPAPDMNTGGQEMVWILDTVSKMRGRLEPAVLTGKPVSFWGSHGRNEATGRGVATCGLELMRVLGMNPDSVTAAVQGFGNVGSYTAKTLNDAGVRIVAISDVTGSYYSAGGIDIHRAFDAVRKHPKKLLEGFETFGNCEKIDDILSAECDFLFPCARDGVINAETAGKVKARYIVEGANGPTTPEAEEILRADGVMILPDFLANSGGVIGSYFEWAQNLQGAFWTEEEYNNRLVHIMKGNFRRVWDWSESKHITMRRAAAMAAIQRVAEVCEMRGTFL from the coding sequence ATGCAGAATCGGCGCGAATCATCAAACGTATTGCTTAACACGGCATTGCAGGAATTTTACGGCGCGGCAGATGAGATGGGACTCAGCGAGCGTTTAATCACAGTGCTGAGTCATTCCGAGCGTATGATGAAAGTATCAATCCCGGTTGAAATGGATGACGGCTCCGTGAATGTCTATGACGGCTACAGGGTGCAGCACTCCACGGCATTAGGGCCGTCAAAAGGAGGCATCCGCTACGATTTGGGCGTTGACATGGACGAATGCGAAGCCCTCGCAATGCTCATGACGTGGAAATGTTCATTGGCCGGGATTCCCTACGGAGGCGGGAAGGGCGGAATATGCTGCGATCCCCTCACTATGTCGAGACGCGAGAAAGAGCAGCTCACACGGACATACGCCGCGAGAATTGAGCCGATATTAGGGCGATGGAGCGATGTCCCTGCGCCCGACATGAACACGGGCGGGCAGGAAATGGTCTGGATTCTCGACACCGTAAGCAAAATGAGAGGCCGTCTTGAGCCTGCTGTGCTGACCGGGAAGCCTGTATCATTCTGGGGCAGTCATGGCCGGAACGAGGCTACCGGGCGCGGAGTCGCTACATGCGGGCTTGAGCTAATGCGCGTTCTTGGCATGAACCCGGACTCAGTTACGGCGGCGGTGCAGGGATTCGGCAATGTAGGAAGCTACACGGCAAAGACTCTCAATGACGCGGGAGTCAGAATTGTCGCAATAAGTGATGTTACAGGCTCGTACTACTCAGCGGGAGGGATTGACATTCACCGGGCTTTTGACGCTGTGAGGAAGCACCCGAAAAAATTGCTTGAAGGGTTCGAGACTTTCGGGAACTGTGAAAAGATTGACGATATTTTGTCGGCTGAATGTGATTTCCTTTTCCCGTGTGCCAGAGACGGAGTAATCAACGCTGAGACAGCCGGGAAAGTGAAAGCGCGCTACATTGTGGAAGGCGCGAACGGCCCGACTACCCCGGAGGCTGAAGAGATTCTGCGGGCTGACGGCGTTATGATACTTCCTGACTTCCTCGCCAATTCCGGCGGTGTCATCGGGTCATATTTCGAGTGGGCGCAGAACTTGCAGGGAGCATTTTGGACGGAGGAAGAGTACAATAACCGACTTGTCCACATCATGAAGGGAAATTTTCGGCGCGTCTGGGACTGGTCAGAGTCAAAGCATATCACTATGAGGCGTGCCGCGGCGATGGCGGCGATTCAGAGGGTCGCGGAAGTCTGCGAAATGCGGGGGACGTTCTTATAG
- a CDS encoding CBS domain-containing protein, which produces MQLITSHLNTDFDSLASMIAIQKLYPEAVICPPGSFSRKVRDFMAKQGLPFASRLTKPKKIPLDEVTLMVVVDTRARSRIGPFAALTGRADVDVHVYDHHPATAEDIPASKLMYEPIGAASTMILEQLLLNRKEITPEEATLFAIGIYDDTGAFTYESTTERDIAAVSYLRELGADLSGVLAQVETGIPSEDKKLLDTLAENIREIYINGAKVCLTWAETETYVTGLSVFVNRLKEFSDSHVTIAVVKNGGKKTNIIARSVEGVLNVKEFLAPYGGSGHYQAGSATLDARDTHELLAEIESRLAGEIAPMMKVSDIMTSPVIAVGTDAKVDEAYRTMLRFGVKSLPVVSESGEVAGMMTRKDLDKAHLHGLDRANISDFMTQGVISLSAEASIDEAHRMMATYGFEKMPVLDKNGKIAGALTRSTLLRALYHSGQFAGENSKRDSAGFLWVENVARLMEDSFSLKTLSLLRRVGTKAHELGMRAYLVGGTVRDILMGVNNTDIDISVEGDAEKLVMSWDEPGCKSTLHGRYKTGTITFPDGEKVDVATARREFYEYAAATPTVQNSSLKQDLSRRDFTVNAMSISLSDDDWGTLTDNYGGRADLKDRLLKILHNLSFVEDPSRVLRGIRLEQRLNMRFEDNTMRLLKSAVKGGLLELLSTTRIRTELELDAKESCFRKIVMRMQELGVWNALFTGMYVSPAVYHRLRILEHFMKQMSFHGINFKGMEWIVKMAVVFTDSKPDVRFSAMDRMNLSPSERENLTKCFTQWPNVEKFCAGYKTIKNSDAYLFFKDYGAVPLLYWLTCLKTREARRLVVEHLELWIGYKGQLTGKNLQAMGLKGKEIGEALAQIKLAVIDREIKSLEDEIQYVRKNILSVKDK; this is translated from the coding sequence ATGCAATTAATCACAAGCCATCTCAATACGGATTTTGACTCACTGGCCAGCATGATAGCGATACAGAAATTATACCCGGAGGCCGTAATCTGTCCGCCCGGCTCATTCTCGCGGAAGGTTCGCGACTTCATGGCAAAGCAGGGACTCCCATTCGCCTCCCGTCTCACAAAGCCCAAGAAAATTCCCCTCGATGAGGTTACATTGATGGTAGTTGTTGACACCCGCGCACGCTCCCGCATTGGCCCGTTTGCGGCTCTCACGGGAAGGGCTGATGTTGATGTTCACGTCTACGACCATCACCCAGCGACAGCAGAGGACATCCCCGCGTCAAAACTCATGTATGAGCCAATCGGCGCGGCCTCGACAATGATACTTGAGCAGTTATTACTGAACCGCAAGGAGATTACCCCGGAAGAAGCTACGTTATTCGCCATTGGGATTTATGATGACACGGGCGCGTTCACGTATGAGTCGACAACGGAGCGCGATATTGCGGCGGTGAGCTATTTGCGCGAGCTTGGCGCGGATTTGTCCGGGGTACTTGCTCAGGTTGAGACGGGGATCCCATCGGAGGACAAGAAATTACTTGACACCCTCGCGGAAAACATCCGGGAGATTTATATCAACGGCGCAAAAGTCTGCCTCACTTGGGCTGAAACTGAGACATATGTAACGGGGCTTTCGGTTTTCGTCAACAGGCTGAAGGAATTTTCCGACTCCCACGTAACAATAGCTGTCGTCAAAAATGGAGGCAAGAAGACAAACATCATAGCCCGCAGCGTAGAAGGAGTCCTAAACGTCAAAGAGTTCCTCGCCCCCTACGGCGGAAGCGGACATTACCAGGCAGGAAGCGCGACTCTTGACGCACGTGATACACATGAGCTTTTAGCCGAAATCGAGTCCCGCCTCGCCGGGGAAATCGCTCCGATGATGAAGGTGTCCGACATAATGACATCGCCCGTCATAGCAGTCGGCACTGACGCTAAAGTTGATGAGGCTTACCGCACAATGCTGCGTTTCGGCGTTAAGTCCCTGCCGGTAGTGAGTGAGTCCGGGGAAGTCGCCGGAATGATGACGCGCAAAGACCTCGACAAGGCACACCTTCACGGACTCGACCGGGCTAACATCTCGGACTTCATGACGCAGGGAGTAATCAGCCTTTCAGCAGAGGCTTCTATTGATGAGGCTCACAGGATGATGGCGACATACGGATTCGAGAAAATGCCGGTTCTTGACAAAAACGGGAAAATCGCCGGGGCATTAACGCGGTCTACGCTCCTGCGGGCGTTATACCATTCGGGACAGTTCGCGGGCGAAAACAGCAAGCGCGACTCAGCCGGATTCCTGTGGGTCGAAAATGTTGCGCGATTGATGGAGGACTCGTTCAGCCTAAAGACGCTATCATTATTGCGGCGAGTAGGCACTAAGGCTCATGAGCTGGGAATGAGGGCTTACCTTGTCGGCGGGACTGTGCGCGATATTCTGATGGGCGTGAATAATACGGACATTGATATTTCTGTTGAAGGGGACGCGGAGAAGCTCGTAATGTCGTGGGACGAACCCGGCTGTAAGTCGACTCTTCACGGACGCTACAAGACCGGGACAATAACATTCCCGGACGGCGAGAAGGTAGACGTTGCCACAGCAAGACGCGAATTTTACGAATACGCCGCGGCGACTCCCACTGTGCAAAACAGCTCACTAAAGCAGGACTTGAGCCGCAGAGATTTCACCGTCAACGCAATGTCCATATCCCTCAGCGATGATGACTGGGGTACGCTCACCGACAATTACGGCGGGCGGGCTGACCTCAAAGACAGATTGCTGAAGATTCTCCATAACCTGAGCTTTGTTGAAGACCCGTCGAGAGTCCTGCGGGGCATAAGGTTAGAACAGCGGCTGAATATGCGCTTTGAGGACAACACAATGAGACTCCTAAAGAGTGCTGTGAAGGGTGGACTGCTTGAGCTTCTGTCAACAACAAGAATACGCACAGAGCTTGAGCTTGACGCAAAAGAGTCATGTTTCCGCAAAATCGTAATGCGTATGCAGGAGCTTGGAGTCTGGAACGCATTGTTCACAGGAATGTACGTAAGCCCGGCCGTATATCACCGCCTGCGAATCCTCGAACACTTCATGAAGCAGATGAGCTTTCACGGGATAAACTTCAAGGGAATGGAGTGGATAGTGAAAATGGCGGTAGTGTTCACGGACTCAAAGCCTGATGTGAGATTCTCAGCGATGGACAGAATGAACCTGAGTCCCAGCGAGCGCGAGAACCTCACAAAATGCTTCACACAGTGGCCGAACGTTGAGAAATTCTGCGCGGGCTACAAGACAATCAAGAACTCGGATGCGTATTTGTTCTTCAAAGATTACGGAGCTGTTCCCCTGCTTTACTGGCTGACATGCCTGAAAACACGCGAGGCCCGGCGGCTTGTCGTTGAACATCTCGAATTATGGATAGGGTACAAAGGCCAGCTTACGGGAAAAAATCTTCAGGCTATGGGCTTGAAGGGAAAAGAAATCGGCGAGGCATTAGCGCAGATAAAACTAGCGGTGATTGACCGTGAAATAAAGAGTCTTGAGGACGAAATACAGTACGTGCGGAAAAATATTCTCAGCGTTAAGGATAAATGA
- a CDS encoding Stealth CR1 domain-containing protein yields the protein MQSDIDFVIPWVDGSDPEWQKQRALYRGDEGKASIKATAGRYRDWGLLPYWFRAVEKYAPWVRKIHFITCGQVPEWLNLNYPKLHFVKHEDYIPHKWLPTFSSHPIELNMHRIEGLSEKFVYFNDDVFLNAPVRPEDFFVDGLPCECAGFHPGPSGAVTESIGHIVMNDLVVIAKNFNFRKSFMKNITKFLRLRYGTVLLKTLYMLPAWWASNSCRGFHGNHTATSFLKSTFTEVWEKAGAYCEATSSHKFRDKSDVNPYLIEYWQIMSGKFYPRRSSFTMLYHISRMGGENNKHLAKLLDDIINHRHGIICINDAGEAEAEVYENLFRTLSVKILDAYGKVLPEKSSFEL from the coding sequence ATGCAGTCTGATATTGATTTTGTGATTCCGTGGGTTGACGGCTCAGACCCGGAATGGCAGAAACAAAGAGCGTTATACAGAGGGGACGAGGGCAAAGCCTCCATAAAGGCGACTGCGGGACGCTACCGGGACTGGGGGCTTCTTCCGTACTGGTTCCGGGCAGTGGAGAAATACGCGCCGTGGGTCAGAAAGATTCACTTCATCACGTGCGGGCAGGTTCCTGAATGGCTCAACCTGAATTACCCGAAACTGCATTTTGTGAAACATGAGGACTATATTCCGCATAAATGGCTTCCAACATTCAGCTCACACCCGATAGAGCTTAATATGCACAGAATAGAAGGGCTGTCGGAAAAATTTGTGTACTTCAATGATGATGTATTCCTTAATGCCCCTGTCAGGCCGGAGGATTTTTTTGTTGACGGGCTTCCGTGCGAGTGCGCCGGATTTCACCCCGGTCCTTCAGGAGCTGTAACCGAAAGTATAGGCCACATAGTTATGAATGACCTTGTTGTAATAGCAAAAAACTTTAATTTCCGAAAGTCATTCATGAAAAACATCACAAAATTTTTACGTCTCAGATATGGAACAGTACTGCTGAAAACTCTTTACATGCTCCCGGCGTGGTGGGCCTCGAACAGCTGCAGGGGCTTTCACGGCAATCACACGGCAACGTCATTCCTCAAGTCAACATTCACAGAGGTCTGGGAAAAAGCCGGTGCTTACTGTGAGGCTACATCTTCCCACAAATTCCGGGACAAATCGGATGTCAACCCTTATCTTATAGAATACTGGCAGATTATGAGCGGGAAATTCTATCCGAGAAGGTCTAGCTTCACTATGCTTTATCATATATCCCGCATGGGCGGCGAAAACAACAAGCACCTCGCCAAACTCCTCGATGACATAATCAATCACAGGCACGGAATCATATGTATCAATGACGCAGGAGAAGCTGAAGCGGAAGTCTATGAGAATCTCTTCCGCACTCTTTCAGTGAAAATTCTTGACGCATACGGCAAAGTCCTGCCGGAAAAATCATCGTTCGAGCTGTAA
- a CDS encoding MvaI/BcnI restriction endonuclease family protein has translation MSNIRKYTKSTIIAALKEIRSRGWLKSRRNVHNDGAIGNTLEDLLGITENNLPLPNAAEWELKTQRRNTTALLTLFHLEPSPRALHIADYLLENFGWPHKLAGTKYPEGEKSFRQTLSYRNPTSRGFFVDIDADNQRVIVSFNPSSIGGELSDWRGSLPQYDKDYVPYWGFNDLYHKAGVKLGNCFYVIADVKEDGGEYFYRYSDIMQLQGFSLDNFLRGITEGNILIDFDARTGHNHGTKFRIRQNAIPSLYNIVRDI, from the coding sequence ATGTCAAACATCAGAAAATACACAAAGTCAACAATTATTGCTGCTCTGAAAGAAATACGTTCGCGGGGCTGGCTAAAGAGTCGCAGGAACGTTCACAATGACGGCGCAATAGGCAATACGCTTGAAGATCTGCTCGGCATAACGGAGAATAATTTACCGCTTCCGAATGCTGCTGAATGGGAGTTGAAGACGCAGAGAAGAAATACTACCGCATTGCTTACGCTGTTTCACCTTGAGCCATCACCGCGAGCACTTCACATAGCGGATTACCTTCTGGAAAATTTCGGCTGGCCTCACAAGCTCGCAGGGACAAAATACCCGGAAGGTGAAAAAAGTTTCCGGCAGACTCTCAGCTACAGAAATCCCACAAGCAGGGGCTTCTTTGTTGACATTGACGCAGACAATCAAAGAGTCATTGTGAGTTTTAATCCTTCAAGCATAGGCGGTGAGCTTTCAGACTGGCGGGGCTCCCTTCCACAATACGATAAAGACTACGTGCCTTACTGGGGATTTAATGACCTTTATCACAAAGCGGGCGTGAAACTCGGAAATTGCTTTTATGTTATCGCTGACGTTAAAGAGGACGGCGGAGAATATTTTTACAGATACTCGGACATAATGCAGCTGCAGGGATTTTCCCTCGATAATTTTCTGCGCGGTATAACGGAAGGCAACATACTCATAGATTTTGACGCACGCACAGGCCACAATCACGGCACGAAATTCCGAATCAGGCAGAACGCAATACCATCGCTGTATAACATAGTCCGCGATATTTAG
- a CDS encoding phosphatase PAP2 family protein, which produces MDIQYLLWLQEWRNATNNALTPFFEQLSLFGVRDILLLPAFVYWCISKRSGMMIFFSYKLSQTFNAIVKLTACIYRPWVRDPRIIPAGDAIKTAGGYSFPSGHTMMFTPIYGGIIAVTKNWLVRIVCLALILVTAFSRNYLGVHTPQDVIVGTLLGVLSIYIGHKVFAYLDRHPEKDIHVMIFSALMGILTLVYITYKPYHVDYTADGKLLVDPVAMQVDSWGDAGGFASFALAWFIESRFVKFKPTGINAKGIILCVIGMIPLHWLIWNIGGIMAAYFGPHWGKLAGKSCILLYMIAVWPIVIKLFSGKKE; this is translated from the coding sequence ATGGACATACAATATTTGCTGTGGCTTCAGGAATGGCGAAACGCCACAAACAACGCGCTGACTCCGTTCTTTGAGCAGCTCTCGCTTTTCGGCGTAAGGGATATACTTCTTCTGCCTGCGTTCGTCTACTGGTGCATAAGCAAACGCAGCGGGATGATGATATTCTTCTCGTACAAACTGAGTCAGACATTCAACGCAATCGTGAAACTTACGGCCTGCATATACCGCCCCTGGGTTCGCGACCCTAGAATCATTCCTGCGGGGGACGCGATAAAGACGGCGGGCGGATACTCGTTCCCAAGCGGACACACTATGATGTTCACGCCGATATACGGAGGAATCATAGCTGTAACAAAAAACTGGCTTGTTCGTATCGTCTGCCTTGCGCTGATTCTTGTTACGGCATTTTCGCGTAACTATCTCGGAGTCCATACCCCGCAGGATGTCATTGTAGGGACTCTTCTCGGAGTCTTGTCGATTTACATCGGGCATAAAGTTTTCGCATACTTGGACAGGCACCCGGAGAAGGACATTCATGTGATGATTTTTTCTGCGCTCATGGGAATATTGACGCTAGTATACATAACGTACAAGCCGTATCACGTAGATTACACCGCTGACGGGAAATTGCTCGTTGACCCGGTGGCAATGCAGGTTGACTCCTGGGGCGACGCTGGCGGATTCGCGTCATTCGCTCTTGCGTGGTTCATTGAGTCGCGGTTCGTGAAGTTCAAGCCGACCGGGATAAACGCAAAGGGAATAATTCTCTGCGTCATCGGAATGATTCCGCTTCACTGGCTTATATGGAACATCGGCGGAATAATGGCCGCTTATTTCGGGCCTCACTGGGGAAAACTCGCGGGGAAGAGTTGCATACTTCTCTACATGATAGCGGTATGGCCGATCGTGATAAAACTTTTCTCAGGAAAGAAAGAATAA
- a CDS encoding 50S ribosomal protein L25 produces the protein MADIVTLVMESREKTGKGENGRIRRAGYVPCVMYGPEISPNIIGKVNMREIERILAGRWESTRLNVKLPDGREELCIIREAQRHPLTDQPLHIDFLHLVRGRKITVNIPVEVTGRDDSQGVKDGGVLEAIHELEVETLPMSIPDVITVDVSGLNIGDAIHVADLKLPENVTALADPEEVVAIVVTSRGVEDAEPETEETAAADVEVVAKGKAAKEDAEQEEKK, from the coding sequence TTGGCGGACATAGTAACGTTAGTGATGGAGTCCCGTGAGAAGACGGGCAAGGGCGAAAACGGAAGAATACGCCGGGCGGGTTATGTACCCTGCGTAATGTACGGCCCGGAAATTTCCCCGAACATTATCGGCAAAGTGAACATGCGCGAGATTGAGAGGATACTTGCGGGAAGATGGGAGTCAACGCGCCTTAACGTGAAACTTCCTGACGGCCGCGAGGAACTCTGCATTATCCGCGAGGCTCAGAGGCACCCGCTCACGGATCAGCCGCTTCACATTGACTTCCTGCATCTTGTGAGAGGGCGCAAAATCACGGTTAATATTCCTGTCGAGGTAACTGGGCGCGATGACTCGCAGGGCGTGAAGGACGGCGGAGTTCTTGAGGCGATTCACGAGCTTGAAGTTGAGACTCTGCCCATGAGCATACCTGATGTGATTACGGTTGACGTTTCCGGGCTGAATATTGGCGACGCTATTCACGTTGCGGATCTGAAGCTCCCTGAGAATGTTACGGCACTTGCTGACCCTGAAGAGGTCGTAGCGATCGTAGTAACATCACGCGGAGTCGAGGACGCAGAGCCGGAGACAGAAGAGACAGCTGCGGCTGATGTTGAAGTAGTCGCAAAGGGCAAGGCCGCCAAGGAAGACGCAGAGCAGGAAGAAAAGAAGTAA
- a CDS encoding aminoacyl-tRNA hydrolase, which translates to MRLIAGLGNPGEQYAFTRHNMGWLCADFIAVNNNLGKPRQNFHAEFWKWNDVILLKPLTFMNSSGISVSEAANFYKIDLSDILIIYDDMALPFGKLRLRAQGSAGGHNGLISILGALGDLHVPRLRIGIGKAPSSMINYVLGHFPPDEREKLPEIISRAGEAVTAWLTHDIQRAMTIVNAGNTDA; encoded by the coding sequence ATGAGACTCATAGCCGGCCTGGGTAATCCGGGAGAACAATACGCTTTCACCCGTCATAACATGGGCTGGCTATGCGCTGACTTTATCGCGGTGAATAACAATCTCGGAAAGCCCCGGCAAAATTTTCACGCTGAGTTCTGGAAATGGAATGACGTTATACTCCTCAAGCCCTTAACATTCATGAACTCAAGCGGAATTTCCGTAAGCGAGGCCGCAAATTTCTACAAGATAGATTTATCCGACATTCTGATAATTTATGATGATATGGCGTTACCGTTCGGGAAATTGAGACTCCGCGCTCAGGGTTCAGCGGGCGGGCATAACGGGCTAATATCAATTCTCGGCGCATTGGGTGATTTGCACGTTCCGAGACTGCGAATCGGAATCGGCAAAGCTCCCTCAAGCATGATAAATTACGTTCTCGGCCATTTTCCCCCTGACGAACGCGAGAAGCTCCCCGAAATTATTTCCCGCGCAGGTGAAGCCGTAACAGCTTGGCTCACTCACGACATACAGCGGGCTATGACAATCGTAAACGCAGGCAATACAGACGCATAA